A single Nicotiana tabacum cultivar K326 chromosome 5, ASM71507v2, whole genome shotgun sequence DNA region contains:
- the LOC107812039 gene encoding uncharacterized protein LOC107812039 codes for MAKAYTQTEFDSLMEKVEKVDIRVKEYLELDGYEKWARLYAPVNRGWTITSNIAESINAALVSARKLPIYDFLEEVRKMFGRWNCSNRKEATQTYKTLGKKYQEMLELNVTMCTRMTVVPSTEYLHTVNDGGRNYTVCLLERKCVCGRFQIDELPCPHAWAVLKSKFLMPEEYCSSYYKPITIVMTYDVPVYPLPDKNDWNIPEHVAEEVVLPPKWKRPPGRPKKKRDKNLSELLLPKNQHSCSICGQGGHNKRTCRNAPRNK; via the exons ATGGCAAAAGCATACACACAAACTGAATTTGATAGTCTGATGGAGAAGGTTGAGAAGGTAGATATTAGGGTGAAAGAATACTTAGAGTTAGATGGTTACGAAAAGTGGGCTAGGTTGTATGCACCTGTTAACAGGGGATGGACAATAACGTCAAATATCGCTGAGTCAATCAATGCAGCACTAGTTTCAGCTAGGAAATTGCCAATATATGACTTCCTCGAAGAAGTTAGGAAGATGTTTGGTCGTTGGAATTGTAGTAACCGTAAAGAAGCTACTCAGACATACAAGACGCTTGGGAAAAAATACCAGGAAATGCTGGAGTTGAATGTGACCATGTGTACCCGTATGACT gtGGTACCCTCAACTGAATACTTACATACTGTTAACGATGGTGGGAGGAATTACACAGTCTGCCTGCTCGAGAGAAAATGTGTTTGTGGGAGGTTCCAAATTGATGAATTGCCATGCCCACATGCCTGGGCTGTATTGAAGAGCAAGTTTTTAATGCCTGAAGAATATTGCTCTAGCTATTACAAGCCAATTACAATTGTAATGACATACGATGTGCCAGTGTACCCGTTACCGGACAAAAATGACTGGAATATACCAGAGCATGTTGCAGAGGAGGTTGTACTACCACCCAAATGGAAAAGACCTCCTGGAAGGCCAAAGAAGAAGCGCGACAAAAATTTAAGTGAATTGTTGTTGCCGAAaaatcaacattcatgtagcataTGTGGGCAGGGAGGACATAACAAGCGAACTTGTAGGAATGCTCCACGTAATAAATAG